In one Candidatus Nomurabacteria bacterium genomic region, the following are encoded:
- a CDS encoding class I SAM-dependent methyltransferase: MRFAETVQDLLKGSSLTRSAFNRTLPRISALSGRILDVGGTRVPMASYYRYLAIDDVRMVEVLNIVDSVGADIVADAATIPCETARYDAAICFNVLEHVARPQHVLSEVRRVIKTDGRFILMVPFLHRVHGDPDDYFRYTESGLRVLFTDAGFSIRSILVLGKGPLTAALAQWQTLVPGWMSLPFFAICYALDGWYIRLRPKQAQNWPLGYLVEARAI, translated from the coding sequence ATGCGCTTTGCAGAGACTGTTCAAGACCTGTTAAAAGGTTCTTCTTTAACAAGATCTGCTTTTAATCGCACATTGCCTCGAATATCGGCATTAAGTGGCCGTATACTGGATGTAGGAGGCACAAGGGTACCAATGGCGAGTTATTATCGGTATTTGGCCATCGACGATGTAAGAATGGTCGAGGTGCTAAATATCGTGGATTCCGTAGGCGCTGATATTGTCGCCGATGCTGCCACAATCCCTTGTGAGACGGCGCGATACGATGCCGCTATCTGTTTTAATGTACTAGAACATGTCGCACGTCCACAGCATGTCTTGTCTGAAGTTCGTCGTGTTATAAAAACAGATGGACGCTTTATCTTGATGGTGCCATTTTTGCACAGAGTACATGGTGATCCAGATGATTATTTTCGTTATACCGAATCTGGATTGCGCGTACTCTTTACTGATGCTGGGTTTTCGATTCGTTCGATTCTTGTGTTAGGCAAGGGTCCGCTCACTGCTGCCTTGGCACAGTGGCAGACGCTTGTGCCTGGTTGGATGTCATTACCATTTTTTGCTATCTGTTATGCGCTAGATGGATGGTATATTCGTCTTCGTCCAAAGCAAGCTCAGAATTGGCCGCTTGGTTATTTGGTAGAGGCGAGAGCGATCTGA
- a CDS encoding oligosaccharide flippase family protein: MSILQQLEHRLKINVREHAKNSSLLVVGSFIAAIFGLGVNILFANTLSKEVFGEYRFILGLLNAFNSFALSGMNIAVVQAVARGHEGALASSIRYQLKWAIPHAIGGFIAASFFYAQSNTTAAFCLAAIALVMPVSNAFNTYTAFLQGKKAFEAFSTSNVIQALCIYGTIAIALIGTQSLIVITLANIGATLLTNLLFHAYTVYRYKPNTSTDKATIPYGRHISILWGLRLAVDQIETFLIHAILGPASLAAFAVITTIPERLKGFIKIGPSVVLPDYANRNLGEIVPLLRRKMALLFVGLSFTALGYVLLCPPVFTLIYPNYTDIIPLAQLYGISFLFGLWSIPLTILFSQQESDTLSKVLVTSSILQSVIMAIGLFLGGLVGAVIGKLLFQAIQMLGYQIGLEFAAKRQIALASTK, encoded by the coding sequence ATGTCTATTCTTCAACAACTTGAGCATCGACTTAAAATCAATGTACGTGAGCATGCAAAAAATAGTAGCTTGCTCGTCGTAGGTTCTTTTATTGCTGCTATTTTTGGCTTAGGAGTAAATATTTTGTTTGCTAATACCCTGAGTAAAGAGGTTTTTGGCGAATACCGTTTTATCTTAGGTTTGTTAAATGCTTTTAATAGCTTTGCATTATCCGGAATGAACATTGCCGTTGTCCAAGCGGTTGCAAGAGGGCATGAAGGGGCTTTAGCGAGTTCTATCCGCTACCAATTAAAGTGGGCTATACCACATGCTATCGGAGGCTTTATAGCCGCCTCTTTCTTTTACGCTCAAAGCAATACGACGGCCGCCTTTTGTTTAGCGGCGATTGCCTTGGTGATGCCGGTATCGAATGCCTTTAATACCTATACTGCTTTCTTACAAGGAAAAAAAGCGTTCGAAGCTTTTTCTACTAGCAATGTTATTCAAGCGCTATGTATCTACGGGACGATTGCTATTGCGCTTATTGGTACACAAAGCCTTATCGTTATTACGCTAGCAAATATTGGCGCCACTTTGCTAACGAATTTGCTATTTCACGCTTATACCGTCTATCGCTACAAACCAAATACCTCAACCGATAAAGCCACCATCCCCTATGGTCGTCATATCTCTATCCTTTGGGGGCTTCGACTTGCTGTTGATCAAATAGAAACATTTCTCATCCACGCAATCCTTGGTCCGGCATCCCTTGCGGCCTTTGCCGTTATTACAACCATTCCAGAACGCTTAAAGGGCTTTATAAAAATAGGCCCATCAGTGGTTTTACCAGATTATGCAAATCGAAACCTAGGTGAAATTGTTCCATTGTTACGTAGAAAAATGGCGTTGCTTTTTGTTGGTCTCAGTTTTACTGCCTTGGGTTATGTCTTGCTTTGCCCGCCGGTATTTACGCTCATCTATCCAAATTATACAGACATTATTCCTCTCGCACAGCTATACGGGATCAGCTTTCTTTTTGGTCTTTGGTCGATACCGCTCACCATCCTCTTTTCTCAACAAGAGTCCGATACTTTAAGCAAAGTCCTCGTCACTTCATCTATACTTCAAAGCGTCATTATGGCGATTGGGTTATTCCTTGGCGGATTGGTCGGCGCCGTTATTGGTAAGCTCCTTTTTCAAGCTATCCAAATGTTGGGATATCAGATCGGATTAGAGTTTGCCGCCAAACGTCAGATCGCTCTCGCCTCTACCAAATAA
- a CDS encoding sugar transferase — MLTGRHRLKTLGFVLGDLVFFQFAMVITLFVRYGTFHQEQWSLHALPFFLLSLIWVVVFYVSGLYGFLLIREPIKLFRQYLEGMLVNVLIGFAFFYLLPFFGIAPRRILVIQFAVFLFFGYVWRIIVGHLLSRNATPAITVYIGPASEAMPVARLLEESPLGLKLTHAFITGGMATKNSFFETYEGLQQWEDFLVMHRVQTIVLGASPETHESLRNAVYQAVFYPITILDRAEIEEAATGRIPLRYVNEAWFLHHLKEADKAWYEIVKRGTDVLMAIPFGIITILLYPLIAGIIKVSSPGPALYKQVRVGKNGQRFTLWKFRTMHLDAEKEGAQFTSDAKTDPRLFKAGRILRQLRLDELPQIWNVFIGDLSFIGPRPERPEFTAPLEEQMPYYKLRHLTRPGLTGWAQVSYLIPTAVLEDNLRKLQYDLFYIKHRSLFLDTLILLKTIGVVLRRQGT, encoded by the coding sequence ATGCTTACAGGAAGACATAGACTCAAAACACTAGGATTTGTCCTTGGAGACTTGGTCTTTTTTCAGTTTGCAATGGTGATAACCCTCTTTGTGCGTTACGGAACATTTCACCAAGAACAGTGGTCGCTCCACGCATTGCCATTTTTTCTCCTCTCATTGATCTGGGTCGTAGTATTTTATGTTTCTGGCTTATACGGTTTTCTTCTTATTAGAGAGCCGATTAAGCTTTTTCGTCAGTACCTTGAAGGAATGCTTGTAAATGTTCTTATTGGGTTTGCCTTCTTTTATTTACTCCCCTTTTTCGGGATTGCTCCTCGACGTATCCTCGTTATACAATTTGCTGTTTTTCTCTTTTTTGGATATGTGTGGCGGATCATTGTTGGTCATCTTTTATCAAGAAACGCTACCCCAGCAATCACCGTCTATATTGGTCCAGCAAGTGAAGCCATGCCAGTAGCGCGTCTACTAGAAGAGAGCCCTCTTGGGTTAAAACTCACACATGCTTTTATCACGGGAGGCATGGCAACAAAAAATAGCTTTTTTGAAACCTATGAAGGACTACAACAATGGGAGGATTTTCTCGTCATGCATCGTGTTCAAACGATTGTACTTGGGGCGTCACCAGAAACACACGAGTCTCTACGTAATGCCGTGTATCAAGCAGTGTTCTATCCAATCACTATCTTAGACCGCGCAGAAATCGAAGAAGCAGCGACCGGTCGTATTCCTCTTCGTTATGTCAATGAAGCTTGGTTTCTTCATCATCTTAAAGAGGCGGACAAAGCTTGGTACGAGATCGTAAAGCGCGGCACAGATGTTTTGATGGCCATCCCTTTTGGCATCATCACCATCCTACTCTACCCTTTGATCGCTGGGATTATTAAAGTCTCGTCACCAGGACCTGCGCTCTATAAACAAGTACGCGTTGGCAAAAACGGCCAACGATTTACCCTTTGGAAATTTCGTACCATGCATCTAGACGCTGAAAAAGAAGGTGCGCAATTTACCTCAGATGCAAAAACAGATCCGCGATTATTTAAAGCAGGTCGCATACTTCGCCAATTACGTCTCGATGAATTACCGCAGATCTGGAATGTCTTTATTGGTGATCTCTCCTTTATCGGCCCTCGACCAGAAAGGCCTGAGTTTACTGCACCACTCGAAGAACAGATGCCTTATTATAAGTTGCGTCACCTTACACGCCCTGGACTCACCGGCTGGGCACAAGTTTCGTACTTAATACCAACGGCTGTACTCGAAGACAACTTACGTAAATTACAATACGATCTTTTTTATATTAAACATCGCTCATTATTTTTGGATACCCTTATTCTTCTAAAAACCATTGGCGTCGTCTTACGTCGTCAAGGCACTTAA
- a CDS encoding S8 family serine peptidase codes for MKPLRYFTFLFILSAIPTSAFAATVNDPLFAQQWSLRQTHVPAAWDITMGDPAVVVAVIDTGIDMNQPEFANAIWTNPYEIAGNGIDDDNDGYIDNVHGWNFVNDSPDTQPMKVMHQLDESYSHGAAVASIIAARANDRYGMAGVAPNVQILPITVLDGDGFGANNNLASAIRYATAKNVRIMNISVTGFEDNDEVRFALYEAQQRGIVIVAAVGNSGAVEGQNLDEVSVYPACNGKDTKTSTFIRVTGTDSIDQHAPHANFGASCTDIAAPGHELIGAHPLDLPSGSEETETYTHVAGLTGTSVASPMVAGTAALIASANPKLTGAEIRQVLLTTTDSIEPGIAPGQKGQLGYGRLNAEKALKKALLSTASLAGSQSVKPAIGQEPQWGRVFRFWLGR; via the coding sequence ATGAAACCATTACGATATTTCACCTTTCTCTTTATTTTAAGCGCAATCCCAACAAGTGCATTTGCGGCGACCGTGAATGATCCGCTCTTTGCTCAGCAATGGAGTTTGCGTCAAACGCATGTTCCGGCGGCTTGGGATATCACTATGGGTGATCCTGCTGTTGTTGTAGCGGTTATCGATACGGGTATTGATATGAATCAGCCTGAATTTGCAAATGCCATCTGGACAAATCCCTATGAGATTGCCGGCAATGGTATCGATGATGATAATGATGGTTATATTGATAATGTTCATGGTTGGAACTTTGTAAACGATTCACCCGATACACAGCCAATGAAGGTTATGCATCAACTTGATGAGTCCTACAGCCATGGTGCGGCTGTGGCCTCGATTATTGCCGCAAGAGCAAATGATCGTTATGGCATGGCAGGCGTTGCCCCAAATGTCCAAATCTTACCTATCACGGTATTAGATGGTGATGGTTTTGGTGCAAATAATAATCTGGCATCTGCTATTCGATATGCAACAGCAAAAAATGTACGCATCATGAATATCAGCGTAACGGGCTTTGAAGATAATGACGAAGTGCGTTTTGCTCTCTACGAAGCTCAACAAAGAGGGATTGTGATTGTTGCAGCCGTTGGTAATAGCGGAGCTGTGGAAGGGCAGAATCTTGACGAAGTCTCGGTGTATCCTGCATGTAACGGTAAAGATACAAAAACAAGTACGTTTATTCGAGTAACGGGGACGGACTCTATTGATCAGCATGCGCCACATGCAAACTTTGGTGCTTCGTGTACAGATATCGCAGCACCTGGCCATGAGCTTATTGGAGCGCATCCACTTGATTTACCAAGCGGCTCCGAAGAGACCGAGACCTATACACATGTTGCCGGCTTAACAGGAACGAGTGTTGCCTCACCAATGGTCGCAGGGACCGCGGCACTTATTGCATCAGCAAATCCAAAACTCACCGGTGCAGAGATACGACAAGTTCTTTTAACGACAACAGATTCTATCGAGCCAGGTATTGCCCCAGGTCAAAAAGGGCAGCTTGGATACGGGCGTTTAAATGCAGAAAAAGCCCTAAAAAAAGCGCTTCTTTCAACGGCTTCGCTTGCTGGTTCTCAATCAGTAAAACCCGCAATTGGACAAGAGCCACAATGGGGGAGGGTCTTTCGCTTTTGGTTGGGTCGGTAA
- a CDS encoding NAD-dependent epimerase/dehydratase family protein yields the protein MANPIFERKNVVVTGGAGFIGSHLCDALVKDHHVICIDNFSTSDIENINHLLQNPHFELINHDITKPFDLRDFPELERFKIKFQGIQEIYHLASPISKKHFEEFKVATVLTNSIGTKNVLDIAVAHQAKILFASSSALYGPRRADKDHVSESDACLIDHLTPRGAYDEGKRFSEAILSTYADVYGIDVKIARIFRTYGPRMKLHDGNLLPDMINAGLDGKDIELSAPEDAKIALCYVSDIIDGLVRHMRSTIDVTVVNLGSDQEIYLSSVASLIAKITGGNARVRFTAVSSFQEPGLPDLTKAKQILSWIPLVRLEDGITRMVEYARSRRQQRTMFS from the coding sequence ATGGCGAATCCGATCTTTGAACGAAAAAATGTTGTTGTAACAGGTGGAGCTGGTTTTATCGGCTCACATCTTTGTGATGCGCTTGTAAAAGACCATCACGTTATCTGTATTGATAATTTTTCTACGAGTGATATTGAGAATATCAATCACTTATTACAAAATCCTCACTTTGAGCTCATCAACCACGATATCACCAAGCCTTTTGACTTGCGTGATTTTCCTGAGTTAGAACGTTTCAAAATCAAGTTTCAAGGGATTCAAGAGATTTATCATCTTGCTTCTCCTATTTCGAAAAAGCATTTTGAAGAATTTAAAGTCGCAACTGTTTTAACCAATTCTATTGGGACAAAAAATGTTTTGGATATTGCTGTTGCACATCAAGCAAAAATCTTGTTTGCCTCATCTTCGGCACTTTATGGTCCACGTCGTGCGGACAAAGATCATGTTTCTGAGTCTGATGCGTGTTTGATCGATCACCTTACGCCAAGAGGTGCGTATGACGAGGGTAAGCGTTTTAGCGAGGCGATTCTTTCTACCTATGCTGATGTCTATGGTATTGATGTAAAAATTGCACGTATTTTTCGTACCTATGGCCCACGTATGAAATTGCATGATGGTAACTTATTGCCAGACATGATTAATGCTGGTCTTGATGGTAAAGATATTGAGCTCTCTGCCCCCGAAGATGCAAAGATCGCGCTTTGCTATGTCTCCGACATTATCGATGGACTCGTACGTCATATGCGATCAACGATTGACGTTACGGTAGTTAATCTTGGTTCAGATCAAGAGATTTACCTGTCATCGGTTGCCTCTCTCATTGCCAAGATCACAGGAGGTAATGCACGAGTACGTTTTACGGCAGTTAGCTCTTTTCAGGAGCCAGGGCTTCCTGACCTAACAAAAGCAAAACAAATTTTGTCATGGATCCCTTTAGTGCGATTAGAGGACGGTATTACTCGTATGGTTGAATACGCACGCTCACGTCGTCAACAAAGAACCATGTTTTCCTAA
- a CDS encoding SDR family NAD(P)-dependent oxidoreductase gives MSEIIFDKKNILVTGGAGFIGSHLCEELLNAGANVICLDNFVTSQEQNIDHLLRHPSFEFIRHDMTQAFDPEAYPELARFRIKFQGIQEIYNLACPTSPKKFEQYRMQTLYTNSVGVRQALDLALRYKARVVHASSSVIYGARPVDGHRFVETEFGANDLLSPRACYDEGKRWGETICSTYTQVHGLDVRIARIFRTYGPRMPLYDGQMIPDFITNALEGKDLEIFGDETFRTSLMYVGDLVDGLVKLMNIPQNPGPINFGSDVDIPLVDVATRILQMTGSSSTIKFSGSLLFMTELGLPELAKARETLDWIPLVMLDDGLKRSIDYTISHKSLLGFQPLA, from the coding sequence ATGTCTGAAATCATCTTTGATAAAAAAAATATTCTTGTAACGGGTGGCGCTGGTTTTATCGGCTCACATCTTTGTGAAGAATTATTAAATGCAGGTGCAAATGTTATTTGTTTAGACAATTTTGTTACCAGTCAAGAGCAAAACATTGACCATCTTTTGCGTCATCCGTCCTTTGAATTTATTCGTCATGATATGACGCAAGCGTTTGATCCCGAAGCCTATCCAGAGCTTGCGCGTTTTCGTATTAAGTTTCAGGGGATTCAAGAGATCTATAATCTCGCATGTCCAACGAGTCCAAAGAAGTTTGAGCAATATCGCATGCAAACGCTCTACACAAACTCTGTTGGTGTACGACAAGCATTAGATCTCGCATTGCGCTATAAGGCGCGTGTTGTGCATGCCTCATCATCGGTTATTTATGGTGCGCGTCCAGTGGACGGTCATCGATTTGTCGAGACAGAATTTGGTGCAAATGATCTTTTATCACCACGTGCTTGTTATGATGAAGGCAAGCGATGGGGTGAGACGATTTGCTCAACCTATACACAAGTTCACGGGCTTGATGTACGTATTGCACGTATTTTTCGTACCTATGGTCCACGTATGCCGCTCTATGATGGTCAGATGATTCCTGATTTCATCACGAACGCTTTAGAGGGCAAGGATTTAGAGATTTTTGGTGATGAGACATTTCGTACATCACTTATGTATGTAGGAGATTTGGTAGATGGACTTGTTAAGCTTATGAATATCCCACAGAATCCTGGACCGATCAATTTTGGAAGTGATGTAGATATCCCATTGGTAGATGTTGCGACGCGTATATTACAAATGACGGGATCGTCATCTACGATTAAGTTTAGTGGATCATTGTTATTTATGACCGAGCTTGGTTTGCCTGAGCTTGCTAAAGCAAGAGAGACGCTTGACTGGATCCCTCTTGTGATGTTGGACGATGGATTAAAACGATCGATTGATTATACGATTTCGCATAAATCTTTGCTTGGTTTTCAGCCACTCGCATAA
- a CDS encoding M23 family metallopeptidase, protein MSLSQGVGVMTRFAWVYWLGVFFLTALHGCVTDSTYQDVEDPYDASSEALVANCGGTVRYPTTERDFNRLYAQRVFLASGGPGAHLGRDIAYRVDESIYPIMCGRIVYYGPASGYGTLVVAIEHTLNRAISVTSGDGRKTLVTTFLSIYGHLMAATPDGVTQPWRNGDMVTTQDRIGVVQTDALNGDGAEHLHLGIRLQSAAEAQRVDGRYWMRGYDSNPSKRRFFADPAIFLYEVMQFQRSILSHPAGSYLIDPLGNRYVVSANGSDLHAIEPLTAEQEGFTQRPLLITEQEKACYFISDEYRPRFRQQPGSVPFVGRSQYSPVVYLFYGDRQNVYHRDAFVSWEALLSHGYTADNIGWFDETELDSLRRLYPVQGIVRMQEGSLVKARGAPAVYVVSNGRRRPIYNWNTFQAFGYSANQIYEIDADALNDVAGPLGTVLRLEDASACPARGI, encoded by the coding sequence ATGTCGTTATCACAAGGAGTTGGTGTTATGACAAGATTTGCTTGGGTGTATTGGTTAGGGGTGTTTTTTCTCACGGCTCTCCATGGCTGCGTCACGGACTCAACGTATCAGGACGTTGAAGATCCTTATGACGCAAGTTCTGAGGCGCTCGTGGCGAACTGTGGTGGTACCGTCAGGTATCCAACAACAGAAAGAGACTTTAATCGTCTCTATGCACAACGAGTATTTCTCGCTAGTGGCGGGCCGGGGGCGCATCTTGGTCGCGATATTGCCTATCGAGTAGATGAATCCATTTATCCCATCATGTGTGGTCGTATTGTTTATTACGGCCCCGCTAGTGGCTATGGGACCTTGGTTGTCGCTATTGAGCATACGCTGAATCGCGCCATCTCGGTAACATCAGGCGATGGAAGGAAAACGTTGGTTACGACGTTTCTCTCGATTTACGGTCACCTGATGGCTGCTACACCAGATGGTGTAACACAGCCTTGGCGCAATGGTGACATGGTTACTACGCAAGATCGCATCGGTGTAGTGCAAACCGATGCCTTAAATGGTGACGGTGCTGAACATCTGCATTTGGGGATTCGGCTTCAAAGTGCTGCCGAAGCTCAACGCGTCGATGGTCGGTATTGGATGAGGGGTTATGATAGTAATCCGTCCAAGCGTCGTTTCTTTGCTGATCCAGCGATATTTCTCTATGAGGTAATGCAGTTTCAGAGGTCTATTCTGTCGCACCCTGCGGGGAGCTATCTCATTGATCCGCTTGGTAATAGGTATGTGGTGAGTGCCAACGGATCAGATCTGCATGCCATCGAGCCGCTTACAGCAGAGCAAGAGGGTTTTACGCAAAGACCTCTCTTGATCACAGAGCAAGAAAAAGCCTGCTACTTTATCAGTGATGAATATCGCCCGCGCTTTCGTCAGCAACCGGGGAGTGTTCCATTCGTTGGACGAAGCCAATATAGTCCAGTCGTCTATCTCTTTTATGGTGATAGGCAAAACGTCTATCACCGTGATGCCTTTGTCTCATGGGAAGCCTTGCTCTCACATGGGTATACTGCGGACAATATTGGTTGGTTTGACGAGACTGAGCTTGATTCGTTGCGACGCCTCTACCCCGTTCAGGGTATTGTGCGGATGCAAGAAGGGTCACTTGTCAAAGCACGTGGTGCGCCTGCCGTTTATGTCGTTTCTAATGGTCGTCGTAGGCCGATCTATAACTGGAATACCTTTCAGGCATTCGGCTATTCGGCTAATCAGATCTACGAAATTGATGCAGATGCTCTTAACGACGTTGCTGGGCCTTTGGGTACGGTATTACGGCTCGAGGATGCGTCAGCTTGCCCCGCTCGCGGGATCTAA
- a CDS encoding glycosyltransferase family 2 protein: protein MKVIAVIPAYFEGSRIAHVIHEVKPFVDEVVVVDDGSTDITTKTAKEAGAIVFRHAVNRGQGAALRTGTEAALRLGADCIIHLDADGQHDSAAIPLFLKEIEAGSEVVFGSRFLGAEAIGMPKHRRYVLALAKTFNRFALGISSQVTDPQSGYRAMTAQAARTIDFRQDRMAHCSEILRLVTRSSLRWKEIPTTVRYTEDTLAKGQKATDAFVIVWQLILGAFQR from the coding sequence ATGAAGGTAATTGCGGTTATTCCGGCCTATTTTGAAGGGTCGCGTATCGCTCATGTGATTCATGAGGTAAAGCCATTCGTTGATGAGGTGGTTGTCGTTGATGATGGTTCTACAGATATCACCACCAAAACAGCAAAAGAGGCTGGAGCAATTGTATTTCGCCATGCTGTAAATCGAGGTCAGGGCGCAGCATTGCGTACAGGTACGGAGGCAGCGCTTCGTCTTGGGGCTGATTGCATTATCCATCTTGATGCAGACGGGCAGCACGACTCTGCGGCCATCCCGCTTTTCTTGAAAGAAATCGAAGCGGGGAGTGAAGTTGTTTTTGGATCTCGGTTCTTAGGTGCAGAGGCTATTGGTATGCCAAAACATCGAAGATATGTTTTGGCCTTGGCAAAAACATTCAATCGTTTCGCACTCGGGATTTCTTCGCAAGTAACAGATCCACAAAGTGGTTATCGTGCAATGACCGCTCAAGCAGCGAGAACGATTGATTTTCGACAAGATCGTATGGCGCATTGTTCCGAGATATTGCGACTTGTTACGCGTTCATCACTGCGCTGGAAGGAAATCCCAACAACCGTTCGTTATACAGAGGACACACTAGCAAAAGGACAAAAAGCAACGGATGCGTTTGTTATAGTTTGGCAATTAATTCTTGGAGCTTTTCAACGATAA
- a CDS encoding DUF2304 domain-containing protein encodes MIIQFLLTLIALAGFALVWRRASQGVLSRIESISWSLLWIAGTIIVWQPEVASRLARLVGVGRGVDVITYLVLAFVCILLFQAFLAIDRLERKLTDLVRADALRDLAPKE; translated from the coding sequence ATGATTATTCAATTTTTACTTACTCTTATCGCGCTTGCTGGTTTTGCCTTGGTGTGGCGACGAGCGTCGCAAGGTGTTTTAAGTCGTATCGAATCAATCAGTTGGTCGCTTTTGTGGATCGCGGGTACAATTATCGTTTGGCAACCAGAGGTTGCTAGTCGCTTAGCACGTTTGGTTGGTGTCGGTCGTGGTGTCGACGTGATCACGTATCTTGTTTTGGCTTTTGTTTGTATTCTTCTTTTTCAAGCATTTTTAGCGATAGATCGCTTAGAGCGAAAACTTACGGATTTGGTACGTGCAGATGCTCTTCGCGATCTTGCGCCAAAAGAGTAG
- a CDS encoding glycosyltransferase family 4 protein, translating to MRVIHIACVAPPEIGGIGQVALREVTGLRAHGVDARLIAPELPAGHHASTVLADYDRSFVHRLPTAWRFGNASLLEGWRELVSSADVLHLHYPYYGFTEQLLFAGMDLPPIVITYHMDATAKKTVRGWIFALHRFFFQNAILRLGKRIIVSSFDYARNASVARFFRKDPDRFQELPFGIDTVKFSPGLDERERLMIGESDPTILFVGGLDEAHAFKGLSVLFKAFIMIDSAAHLVIVGDGDKRADFEAEARELGIASRVHFMGRVRVDELVSLYRSADVFAFPSTSQAEAFGLVALEAQACGLPVVASDLPGVRTVVRQDETGLLVPPNDSELLADALTDVLSHPQKRMQFSIEARKHALQYGYEAHTSELMEMYRQVCE from the coding sequence ATGCGAGTTATTCATATTGCTTGTGTCGCGCCTCCAGAAATTGGAGGAATTGGCCAAGTAGCTTTACGTGAAGTCACCGGTCTTCGTGCGCATGGCGTTGATGCTCGACTTATTGCTCCTGAACTCCCGGCGGGTCACCATGCTTCTACAGTTTTAGCCGACTATGATCGATCGTTTGTGCATCGATTGCCAACGGCATGGCGGTTTGGAAATGCATCTCTTCTTGAGGGATGGCGTGAACTTGTGTCTTCGGCCGATGTATTGCATTTACATTATCCTTATTATGGATTTACTGAGCAGCTTTTATTTGCTGGGATGGATTTACCGCCAATCGTCATCACGTATCATATGGATGCGACGGCAAAAAAGACCGTGCGTGGCTGGATATTTGCTTTGCACAGATTCTTCTTTCAAAACGCTATTTTACGTCTAGGGAAACGTATCATTGTTTCGTCATTTGATTATGCTCGCAATGCATCAGTAGCACGATTTTTTCGTAAAGACCCAGATCGGTTTCAAGAGTTGCCTTTTGGAATTGATACCGTAAAATTTTCTCCAGGGTTAGACGAGCGTGAACGATTGATGATCGGCGAGTCTGATCCAACCATTCTTTTTGTGGGTGGACTCGATGAAGCGCATGCCTTTAAAGGGCTATCAGTGCTTTTTAAGGCTTTTATCATGATAGATAGCGCAGCACATCTTGTTATTGTCGGTGACGGTGATAAGCGTGCGGATTTTGAAGCAGAAGCAAGAGAGCTTGGGATTGCCTCGCGCGTTCACTTTATGGGCCGCGTTCGTGTAGATGAGCTCGTATCGCTTTATCGCTCGGCTGATGTCTTTGCCTTTCCGTCTACGAGTCAGGCGGAGGCATTTGGATTAGTCGCGCTTGAAGCACAGGCTTGTGGTTTGCCGGTTGTTGCTTCGGATTTACCAGGTGTTCGGACGGTAGTTCGTCAGGATGAGACGGGTTTACTTGTTCCGCCTAACGATAGCGAGTTGCTTGCTGATGCATTAACGGATGTCCTTTCTCATCCACAAAAACGTATGCAATTTTCTATTGAAGCGCGTAAGCATGCATTGCAGTATGGTTATGAAGCGCATACCAGCGAACTCATGGAGATGTATCGACAAGTATGCGAATAG